From Macrobrachium nipponense isolate FS-2020 chromosome 48, ASM1510439v2, whole genome shotgun sequence, a single genomic window includes:
- the LOC135205092 gene encoding uncharacterized protein LOC135205092 isoform X17: MSLASVVLWEWPAVEVLWKSLVLEGLCFIVPWERLAIDGPVGEVGNQRSHGRGWQSTVPWESLAIDGPVGEVGNRRSHGRGWQSTVTWGKVGNRRSCGRGWRHSTIPWERLAAFDDPVGEVGGIRRSRGRGWRHSTIPWERLAAFDDPVGEVGGIRRSRGRGWHSTVPWERLAFDGPVGEVGIRRSRGRGWHATVPWERLAFDGPVGEVGIRRSRGRGWHSTVPWERLAFDGPVGEVGIRRSRGRGWHSTVPWERLAIDGPVGEVGNRRSRGRGWHSAVPWERLAFDGPVGEVGSQQSCGRGGYSAVLWERLAFDVPLEEIGI; the protein is encoded by the exons ATGAGTTTGGCATCTGTGGTCCTTTGGGAGTGGCCAGCTGTAGAAGTTCTGTGGAAGTCATTGGTGCTCGAGGGTTTGTGTTTCATAgtcccgtgggagaggttggcaatcgacggtcccgtgggagaggttggcaATCAACGGTCCCATGGGAGAGGTTGGCAATCAACGGTCCCGTGGGAGA GTTTGGCAATAGACggtcccgtgggagaggttggcaATCGACGGTCCCATGGGAGAGGTTGGCAGTCGACGGTCACGTGGGGAAAAGTTGGCAATCGACGGTCCTGTGGGAGAG GTTGGCGGCATTCGACGAtcccgtgggagaggttggcGGCATT CGACGAtcccgtgggagaggttggcGGCATTCGACGAtcccgtgggagaggttggcGGCATTCAACGAtcccgtgggagaggttggcGGCATTCGACGAtcccgtgggagaggttggcGGCATTCGACGATCCCGTGGGAGAG gttggcattcgacggtcccgtgggagaggttggcattcgacggtcccgtgggagag GTTGGCATTCGACGGTCCCGTGGGAGAG gttggcatgcgacggtcccgtgggagaggttggcattcgacggtcccgtgggagaggttggcattcgacggtcccgtgggagaggttggcattcgacggtcccgtgggagag gttggcattcgacggtcccgtgggagaggttggcattcgacggtcccgtgggagaggttggcattcgacggtcccgtgggagag gttggcaatcgacggtcccgtgggagaggttggcaatcgacggtcccgtgggagaggttggcaTTCAGCGGTCCCGTGGGAGAG gttggcattcgacggtcccgtgggagaggttggcaGTCAGCAGTCCTGTGGGAGAGGTGGGTATTCAGCGGTCCTGTGGGAGAGGTTGGCGTTCGACGTTCCCTTGGAAGAGATTGGCATTTGA
- the LOC135205092 gene encoding uncharacterized protein LOC135205092 isoform X19 has product MSLASVVLWEWPAVEVLWKSLVLEGLCFIVPWERLAIDGPVGEVGNQRSHGRGWQSTVPWESLAIDGPVGEVGNRRSHGRGWQSTVTWGKVGNRRSCGRGWRHSTIPWERLAAFDDPVGEVGGIRRSRGRGWRHSTIPWERLAAFDDPVGEVGGIRRSRGRGWHSTVPWERLAFDGPVGEVGIRRSRGRGWHATVPWERLAFDGPVGEVGIRRSRGRGWHSTVPWERLAFDGPVGEVGIRRSRGRGWHSTVPWERLAIDGPVGEVGNRRSRGRGWQSTVPWERLAFSGPVGEVNNQRSCGREHSTVP; this is encoded by the exons ATGAGTTTGGCATCTGTGGTCCTTTGGGAGTGGCCAGCTGTAGAAGTTCTGTGGAAGTCATTGGTGCTCGAGGGTTTGTGTTTCATAgtcccgtgggagaggttggcaatcgacggtcccgtgggagaggttggcaATCAACGGTCCCATGGGAGAGGTTGGCAATCAACGGTCCCGTGGGAGA GTTTGGCAATAGACggtcccgtgggagaggttggcaATCGACGGTCCCATGGGAGAGGTTGGCAGTCGACGGTCACGTGGGGAAAAGTTGGCAATCGACGGTCCTGTGGGAGAG GTTGGCGGCATTCGACGAtcccgtgggagaggttggcGGCATT CGACGAtcccgtgggagaggttggcGGCATTCGACGAtcccgtgggagaggttggcGGCATTCAACGAtcccgtgggagaggttggcGGCATTCGACGAtcccgtgggagaggttggcGGCATTCGACGATCCCGTGGGAGAG gttggcattcgacggtcccgtgggagaggttggcattcgacggtcccgtgggagag GTTGGCATTCGACGGTCCCGTGGGAGAG gttggcatgcgacggtcccgtgggagaggttggcattcgacggtcccgtgggagaggttggcattcgacggtcccgtgggagaggttggcattcgacggtcccgtgggagag gttggcattcgacggtcccgtgggagaggttggcattcgacggtcccgtgggagaggttggcattcgacggtcccgtgggagag gttggcaatcgacggtcccgtgggagaggttggcaatcgacggtcccgtgggagaggttggcaatcgacggtcccgtgggagaggttggcaTTCAGCGGTCCCGTGGGAGAG GTTAACAATCAACGGTCGTGTGGGAGAGAGCATTCGACGGTCCCATAG
- the LOC135205092 gene encoding uncharacterized protein LOC135205092 isoform X21: MSLASVVLWEWPAVEVLWKSLVLEGLCFIVPWERLAIDGPVGEVGNQRSHGRGWQSTVPWESLAIDGPVGEVGNRRSHGRGWQSTVTWGKVGNRRSCGRGWRHSTIPWERLAAFDDPVGEVGGIRRSRGRGWRHSTIPWERLAAFDDPVGEVGGIRRSRGRGWHSTVPWERLAFDGPVGEVGIRRSRGRGWHATVPWERLAFDGPVGEVGIRRSRGRGWHSTVPWERLAFDGPVGEVGIRRSRGRGWHSTVPWERLAIDGPVGEVGNRRSRGRGWQSTVPWERLTINGRVGESIRRSHRRGL, encoded by the exons ATGAGTTTGGCATCTGTGGTCCTTTGGGAGTGGCCAGCTGTAGAAGTTCTGTGGAAGTCATTGGTGCTCGAGGGTTTGTGTTTCATAgtcccgtgggagaggttggcaatcgacggtcccgtgggagaggttggcaATCAACGGTCCCATGGGAGAGGTTGGCAATCAACGGTCCCGTGGGAGA GTTTGGCAATAGACggtcccgtgggagaggttggcaATCGACGGTCCCATGGGAGAGGTTGGCAGTCGACGGTCACGTGGGGAAAAGTTGGCAATCGACGGTCCTGTGGGAGAG GTTGGCGGCATTCGACGAtcccgtgggagaggttggcGGCATT CGACGAtcccgtgggagaggttggcGGCATTCGACGAtcccgtgggagaggttggcGGCATTCAACGAtcccgtgggagaggttggcGGCATTCGACGAtcccgtgggagaggttggcGGCATTCGACGATCCCGTGGGAGAG gttggcattcgacggtcccgtgggagaggttggcattcgacggtcccgtgggagag GTTGGCATTCGACGGTCCCGTGGGAGAG gttggcatgcgacggtcccgtgggagaggttggcattcgacggtcccgtgggagaggttggcattcgacggtcccgtgggagaggttggcattcgacggtcccgtgggagag gttggcattcgacggtcccgtgggagaggttggcattcgacggtcccgtgggagaggttggcattcgacggtcccgtgggagag gttggcaatcgacggtcccgtgggagaggttggcaatcgacggtcccgtgggagaggttggcaatcgacggtcccgtgggagag GTTAACAATCAACGGTCGTGTGGGAGAGAGCATTCGACGGTCCCATAGAAGAGGCTTGTAG
- the LOC135205092 gene encoding uncharacterized protein LOC135205092 isoform X20: MSLASVVLWEWPAVEVLWKSLVLEGLCFIVPWERLAIDGPVGEVGNQRSHGRGWQSTVPWESLAIDGPVGEVGNRRSHGRGWQSTVTWGKVGNRRSCGRGWRHSTIPWERLAAFDDPVGEVGGIRRSRGRGWRHSTIPWERLAAFDDPVGEVGGIRRSRGRGWHSTVPWERLAFDGPVGEVGIRRSRGRGWHATVPWERLAFDGPVGEVGIRRSRGRGWHSTVPWERLAFDGPVGEVGIRRSRGRGWHSTVPWERLAIDGPVGEVGNRRSRGRGWHSAVPWERLTINGRVGESIRRSHRRGL, from the exons ATGAGTTTGGCATCTGTGGTCCTTTGGGAGTGGCCAGCTGTAGAAGTTCTGTGGAAGTCATTGGTGCTCGAGGGTTTGTGTTTCATAgtcccgtgggagaggttggcaatcgacggtcccgtgggagaggttggcaATCAACGGTCCCATGGGAGAGGTTGGCAATCAACGGTCCCGTGGGAGA GTTTGGCAATAGACggtcccgtgggagaggttggcaATCGACGGTCCCATGGGAGAGGTTGGCAGTCGACGGTCACGTGGGGAAAAGTTGGCAATCGACGGTCCTGTGGGAGAG GTTGGCGGCATTCGACGAtcccgtgggagaggttggcGGCATT CGACGAtcccgtgggagaggttggcGGCATTCGACGAtcccgtgggagaggttggcGGCATTCAACGAtcccgtgggagaggttggcGGCATTCGACGAtcccgtgggagaggttggcGGCATTCGACGATCCCGTGGGAGAG gttggcattcgacggtcccgtgggagaggttggcattcgacggtcccgtgggagag GTTGGCATTCGACGGTCCCGTGGGAGAG gttggcatgcgacggtcccgtgggagaggttggcattcgacggtcccgtgggagaggttggcattcgacggtcccgtgggagaggttggcattcgacggtcccgtgggagag gttggcattcgacggtcccgtgggagaggttggcattcgacggtcccgtgggagaggttggcattcgacggtcccgtgggagag gttggcaatcgacggtcccgtgggagaggttggcaatcgacggtcccgtgggagaggttggcaTTCAGCGGTCCCGTGGGAGAG GTTAACAATCAACGGTCGTGTGGGAGAGAGCATTCGACGGTCCCATAGAAGAGGCTTGTAG